A single Dreissena polymorpha isolate Duluth1 chromosome 14, UMN_Dpol_1.0, whole genome shotgun sequence DNA region contains:
- the LOC127857070 gene encoding nascent polypeptide-associated complex subunit alpha, muscle-specific form-like isoform X9, with amino-acid sequence MLYANIVVIKRNGSDGASFPLTSTSCLFGRNHDCDIRIQLPQVGLEHCRLEVNENKEVFLVNLNKGHQVEVNGKPIQDSVQLNHKDVFSIIDRLFRLEFPTLSPQKMLKTPSSTPKATSKTPGKSPAISRKQSPSPGRHATPLAGHQPRGRTPKPSPKSILVAQNTPVSVKTTPIARPGSTPSSVKSVSKTKLTPRALSTPVVDMSQPGSSKKPFTSKTNSMNILANPIVEAVKQSTHSVPSPKVATPKQATPKPASAKVATPKPATPTVASPKVSTPKPANPRVASPKVATPKPATPRAESPRVATPKPATPRAASPKVATPKPATPRAQSPKVATPKPATSRAASPKVATPKPATPRAASPKVATPKPATPRAASPKVATPKPATPRAESPKVATPKPATPRAESPKVATPKPATPRAASPKVATPKPATPRAASPKVATPKPATPGAASPKVATPKPATPRAASPKVATPKPATPRAESPKVATPKPATYRAASPKVATPKPATPKAASPKVATPDPATPKPASTNVASPKPATPRAASPKVATPKPATPKAASPKKTPKSTTPLAWTTTPKVIFDTNNSAGKKTKDTPKAKNPVTPKSSSKKRPADDQGSAVAPSAKRKRVSFGPKLSPELFVKKLPPSTPVRRGALPPRVVELPKPSSSPLLKRRSLAAPQKSPIREESPAKKSSPKSAKKTLATVPGTPDAPSTSVSTAPAEKSPKGRSPSPKKPAGRSRSVSPAKKSQSPSSKGRRSTPLAAVSKSDTPVAVVAPLPSTPTTKEQSPKKSPKNTTPSQQRSRSVSPSKRSPKSSSPRSHSASPAQSPKSSKKTQLHQAVVNPVAEVARPPSPRKSTSPFKKASSETPKSQPKLSSPKTLPSKASSKAASPKRARSLSSSTKSTPKSGRKSSPVKSAKKLAKKSSRKSAGDANLKGLKRLMKTPKNKTNNNINESFTGLADMLLQSTPIISTPASARSKARPASPVNTVVESAAVPAVESASVLKAVKTPKSIKKSTPKSATLKSIKKTPRMEKNLKRKRSSPGMIVTVAVKRMKIGSPTPTKTLSPPVSLKKAVALRAIHGKKATPKLPKKTWADIVKKPAAVKTTPPKQQQSGPLVTAEGKNRTPPTVVRKAFPKTPRTKAALLAPSTGHIESPVTIIIGKKNRLVSKTPLRLPKKGRKSMIKKDKKKSMGRMSLGGVADLFTTPPQKSPVSSLSTPASNVGTPDSVLYADIPDTPNGPGEMFVSPLSVGKKSARKSVNLVGVKELFKGKTPAKSPSTPSGLKRMLASPKPTASPASPSGVARLFATPVSKPKASPAKSSSKKLTARKAVTNPKTVSPLSARGKKRALSPADFPLSKKPKLSGDVRAAVVESPVPATPKPARGTRNGGLKKLKTPVKTLKRTPKSKAVVKEVKSASPAKKGRSTRAGLKADTPAKSATQVKEAAVTVEASPAKKGRRGKPATPAKKTPVKKAAAAEKASVVVVDVPTPVEEKVAASPAKKGRATRRGKPASPAKKTPVKKTPVKKTPVKKTAVAKKTPEAISAPATEVSVPAPVQEEKVAASPVKKGRATRRGKPATPVKKTPVKKTPVKKTPVKKTPVKKTAVAKKAPEAISAPAPEVNVPAPVQEEKVATPVIAKLTGGRRAKVVVSPLKKSTKSAKKSPTPAKRGRAATAAVPLLETAAEQVTTVQQSAPTMEKVSTPAKASPVKKGRSTRRGKAASPVKKTPVKKAQATKAAPKPVTPVVQQEAIKVNSPVKSSPVKQGRTTRRGKAASPVKKTPVKKGQVTKAAPKTATPVKEQEVIKVATPAKATPAKKGRATRAAPKPATLVVEAPTVENTSQKRKAEVVDTVPAKKGKAASAETFVTATEPTVVVSPAKKGRAATRRGKAASPAKKGSSTKIAPVVAALVAEPEPVIVTVVKAKPGKRKAAEPGVAASPKKVKAAPQPSVKADSPVKAKRSTKGKEATPKVKKEKLAVKKATPAKRVTRARR; translated from the exons GTTTTTCTGGTAAACTTGAATAAAGGTCACCAGGTGGAAGTAAACGGAAAGCCAATTCAGGATTCTGTTCAACTGAATCACAAAGACGTGTTCTCCATCATCGATAGGTTATTTCGTCTTGAATTTCCTACACTATCACCTCAGAAGATGCTGAAGACCCCATCATCCACCCCAAAG GCCACGTCAAAAACCCCTGGAAAATCGCCTGCAATCTCCCGCAAGCAGTCCCCCTCACCAGGACGCCATGCCACCCCTTTAGCCGGTCACCAGCCAAGAGGAAGAACACCAAAACCTTCACCAAAGTCCATACTAGTTGCCCAGAATACTCCAGTGTCTGTTAAAACCACACCTATTGCAAGACCGGGTTCAACTCCATCTTCTGTTAAATCTGTTTCTAAAACCAAGCTCACTCCAAGGGCTTTGTCAACTCCAGTTGTTGACATGAGCCAACCCGGTTCTTCAAAGAAGCCTTTTACATCTAAGACAAATTCAATGAATATTTTGGCGAATCCAATAGTGGAGGCTGTAAAACAATCTACACATAGCGTTCCAAGTCCTAAGGTTGCAACACCCAAACAAGCTACTCCTAAGCCAGCAAGCGCAAAGGTAGCCACTCCTAAGCCAGCAACTCCAACGGTGGCAAGTCCGAAGGTATCTACCCCTAAGCCAGCAAACCCAAGGGTGGCAAGTCCAAAGGTTGCCACTCCTAAGCCAGCAACACCTAGGGCCGAAAGTCCTAGGGTAGCCACTCCTAAACCAGCAACACCTAGAGCTGCAAGTCCAAAGGTAGCCACTCCTAAACCAGCAACACCTAGGGCCCAAAGTCCAAAGGTAGCCACTCCTAAACCAGCAACATCTAGGGCCGCAAGTCCAAAGGTAGCCACTCCTAAACCAGCAACACCTAGGGCCGCAAGTCCTAAGGTAGCCACTCCTAAACCAGCAACACCTAGGGCAGCAAGTCCAAAGGTTGCCACTCCTAAGCCAGCAACACCTAGGGCAGAAAGTCCAAAGGTAGCCACTCCTAAGCCAGCAACACCTAGGGCAGAAAGTCCAAAGGTAGCCACTCCTAAACCAGCAACACCTAGGGCCGCGAGTCCAAAGGTAGCCACTCCTAAACCAGCAACACCTAGGGCCGCGAGTCCAAAG GTAGCCACTCCTAAACCAGCAACACCTGGGGCCGCAAGTCCAAAGGTAGCCACTCCTAAACCAGCAACACCTAGGGCAGCAAGTCCAAAGGTTGCCACTCCTAAGCCAGCAACACCTAGGGCAGAAAGTCCAAAGGTAGCCACTCCTAAACCAGCAACATACAGGGCCGCGAGTCCAAAAGTAGCCACTCCTAAGCCAGCAACACCTAAGGCAGCAAGTCCAAAGGTAGCCACTCCTGATCCAGCCACCCCAAAACCAGCAAGTACAAATGTGGCTTCTCCGAAACCAGCAACACCCAGGGCGGCGAGTCCAAAGGTTGCCACTCCTAAACCTGCAACACCTAAGGCAGCAAGTCCAAAGAAGACACCTAAATCCACAACACCATTGGCGTGGACAACTACTCCAAAG GTCATCTTTGATACAAATAACAGTGCTGGCAAGAAAACTAAAG ACACACCCAAGGCCAAGAATCCTGTCACCCCAAAAAGCAGTAGTAAAAAGAGGCCAGCAGATGACCAAGGCAGTGCTGTTGCACCATCAGCTAAGCGAAAACGCGTGTCATTTGGTCCAAAACTGAGCCCAGAGTTGTTTGTTAAAAAGCTGCCCCCCTCAACCCCTGTGCGCCGTGGGGCTCTGCCCCCCAGGGTTGTCGAATTGCCAAAACCTTCATCATCACCTTTGCTGAAAAGACGCTCACTTGCTGCACCGCAGAAGTCGCCTATCCGGGAGGAATCACCTGCAAAGAAGTCTTCTCCAAAAAGTGCAAAGAAGACTTTGGCAACTGTTCCTGGTACTCCGGATGCTCCATCCACCTCAGTTTCTACAGCTCCTGCAGAGAAATCACCCAAGGGACGATCACCTTCACCCAAGAAACCAGCTGGAAGGAGTCGATCTGTTTCTCCTGCTAAGAAGAGCCAGTCTCCATCTTCCAAGGGCAGAAGATCCACCCCGCTTGCAGCTGTATCTAAATCTGATACTCCAGTAGCTGTTGTTGCCCCTTTGCCATCTACACCTACTACAAAGGAGCAATCCCCTAAGAAATCTCCCAAAAATACAACTCCCAGCCAGCAGAGAAGTCGCTCCGTCTCTCCGAGTAAGAGATCTCCTAAAAGTTCGAGCCCTAGAAGTCATTCAGCTTCACCAGCCCAGTCTCCTAAGAGTTCTAAGAAGACACAGCTTCACCAAGCAGTTGTTAATCCCGTTGCTGAGGTTGCAAGACCACCTTCACCAAGAAAGTCTACATCACCCTTCAAGAAGGCTTCCTCAGAGACCCCTAAATCTCAGCCCAAGCTGTCATCACCTAAAACTTTGCCATCGAAAGCTTCATCAAAAGCAGCTTCACCTAAGCGTGCAAGGTCTCTGTCATCTTCAACAAAATCTACACCAAAGTCTGGACGCAAATCATCCCCAGTCAAATCAGCTAAAAAGTTGGCTAAGAAGAGTTCTAGAAAGTCTGCTGGTGATGCCAATCTGAAGGGCTTGAAAAGACTAATGAAGACACCCAAAAACAAAACtaataacaatataaatgagAGTTTTACTGGTTTAGCGGATATGTTGCTGCAAAGCACACCAATCATTTCAACACCAGCATCTGCTAGGTCAAAGGCAAGACCTGCTTCACCAGTGAATACAGTTGTTGAATCTGCTGCAGTTCCAGCTGTTGAATCTGCTTCAGTTCTTAAAGCAGTAAAGACCCCCAAATCCATCAAGAAATCAACACCCAAGTCAGCCACACTTAAGTCAATAAAAAAGACCCCAAGAATGGAAAAGAATCTTAAGCGCAAGAGGTCTTCCCCAGGCATGATCGTGACTGTTGCAGTAAAGAGAATGAAAATTGGTTCTCCTACCCCAACAAAGACGCTATCCCCTCCAGTGTCACTCAAGAAAGCAGTCGCTTTGAG GGCTATCCATGGTAAGAAAGCCACACCTAAACTCCCAAAGAAGACATGGGCTGATATTGTGAAAAAGCCTGCAGCAGTTAAAACTACTCCCCCAAAACAACAGCAGTCTGGACCTTTGGTGACAGCAGAAGGGAAAAATAGAACACCCCCAACTGTTGTTCGAAAG GCTTTTCCTAAAACGCCCAGAACCAAAGCTGCCTTGCTGGCTCCTTCGACTGGTCATATTGAGTCCCCAGTCACTATTATCATTGGTAAGAAGAATCGCCTGGTGTCCAAGACCCCTCTTCGATTGCCAAAGAAGGGAAGAAAGAGTATGATTAAG AAGGACAAGAAGAAGTCAATGGGCAGGATGAGTCTTGGTGGTGTTGCAGATCTTTTCACAACTCCACCTCAGAAGTCGCCAGTGTCTTCCCTCTCCACGCCAGCATCCAATGTTGGTACGCCTGACTCAGTGCTGTACGCAGATATACCAGACACTCCTAATGGCCCTGGTGAAATGTTTGTGTCTCCTCTGTCAGTTGGCAAGAAGTCAGCCAGGAAAAGTGTGAACTTGGTTGGAGTGAAAGAGCTCTTTAAGGGAAAGACTCCAGCGAAATCACCTTCAACCCCATCTGGCTTGAAGAGAATGCTTGCCTCCCCCAAGCCAACAGCAAGTCCGGCTAGTCCATCAGGGGTAGCAAGGTTGTTTGCCACACCTGTGAGCAAACCTAAG GCCTCTCCTGCCAAATCGTCAAGCAAGAAGTTGACTGCAAGGAAGGCTGTGACAAATCCTAAAACAGTGTCACCTCTCTCAGCTAG AGGTAAGAAGCGTGCTTTGTCCCCGGCTGATTTTCCACTCAGTAAGAAGCCGAAGCTATCCGGAGATGTGAGAGCTGCTGTTGTCGAGTCTCCTGTACCAGCTACACCCAAACCAGCAAG GGGAACACGGAATGGTGGGCTTAAAAAGCTGAAGACTCCAGTCAAGACGCTGAAACGTACTCCTAAATCCAAGGCAGTGGTTAAGGAAGTGAAATCAGCCTCCCCAGCCAAAAAGGGCCGATCTACAAGGGCTGGACTTAAGGCAGACACTCCAGCGAAATCTGCCACACAAGTGAAAGAGGCTGCTGTCACAG TTGAAGCCAGTCCAGCAAAGAAAGGAAGGCGAGGGAAGCCAGCAACTCCAGCCAAGAAAACTCCAGTCAAGAAGGCAGCTGCAGCTGAAAAGGCATCTGTGGTAGTTGTAGATGTACCGACTCCAGTAGAAGAGAAAG TTGCAGCCAGTCCTGCAAAGAAAGGAAGGGCTACAAGGCGAGGAAAGCCAGCTTCTCCAGCTAAGAAAACACCAGTAAAGAAGACACCAGTTAAGAAAACACCAGTAAAGAAGACAGCTGTAGCTAAGAAGACACCAGAAGCCATATCAGCACCTGCAACAGAAGTTAGTGTACCAGCACCTGTACAAGAAGAGAAAG TTGCAGCCAGTCCTGTAAAGAAAGGAAGGGCTACAAGGCGAGGAAAGCCAGCTACTCCAGTTAAGAAAACACCAGTAAAGAAGACGCCAGTTAAGAAAACACCTGTAAAGAAGACGCCTGTTAAGAAGACAGCTGTAGCTAAGAAGGCACCAGAAGCCATATCGGCACCTGCACCAGAAGTTAATGTGCCAGCACCTGTACAAGAAGAAAAAG TTGCCACCCCAGTAATAGCCAAGCTCACAGGCGGTCGCCGTGCCAAGGTGGTTGTTAGTCCACTTAAGAAAAGCACAAAATCTGCCAAGAAATCCCCCACTCCTGCCAAGAGGGGTAGAGCTGCAACGGCTGCTGTCCCTTTACTGGAAACAGCTGCTGAACAAGTCACAACAGTGCAACAATCGGCACCAACTATGGAGAAAG TTTCTACCCCAGCTAAGGCGTCTCCAGTAAAGAAGGGCCGTTCAACACGCCGTGGTAAGGCTGCAAGTCCAGTCAAAAAGACCCCTGTCAAGAAGGCACAAGCAACAAAGGCTGCACCTAAACCTGTTACTCCTGTTGTGCAACAAGAAGCTATTAAAG TGAATTCCCCAGTTAAGTCCTCTCCAGTAAAGCAGGGCCGTACAACAAGACGAGGAAAGGCTGCAAGCCCAGTCAAGAAGACACCTGTCAAGAAGGGACAAGTAACAAAGGCTGCACCTAAAACTGCTACACCTGTTAAAGAACAAGAAGTTATTAAAG TTGCTACCCCAGCCAAGGCCACCCCAGCCAAGAAGGGACGTGCAACAAGGGCTGCACCTAAGCCTGCTACTCTTGTTGTTGAAG CACCTACTGTAGAGAATACCAGCCAGAAACGGAAAGCAGAAGTTGTGGACACTGTTCCTGCTAAAAAGGGCAAAGCAGCATCTGCAGAAACTTTTGTGACAGCAACAG aGCCTACTGTTGTGGTCTCTCCTGCAAAGAAGGGGCGAGCAGCGACAAGGCGTGGAAAGGCAGCTAGTCCTGCAAAAAAGGGGAGTTCTACAAAAATTGCCCCAGTAGTTGCAGCACTTGTGGCTGAACCAGAGCCTGTCATAG TGACCGTGGTAAAAGCAAAGCCAGGAAAGAGAAAGGCTGCTGAACCAGGGGTAGCAGCATCTCCGAAGAAAGTTAAAGCAGCACCTCAGCCATCTGTTAAAGCTG ATTCGCCAGTGAAAGCCAAGCGTTCAACCAAAGGTAAAGAAGCTACCCCTAAAGTGAAGAAAGAGAAGCTGGCTGTCAAGAAAGCAACTCCTGCTAAACGCGTCACAAGGGCAAGAAGATAA